The following are encoded together in the Eptesicus fuscus isolate TK198812 chromosome 16, DD_ASM_mEF_20220401, whole genome shotgun sequence genome:
- the DPY30 gene encoding protein dpy-30 homolog yields the protein MEPEQMLEGQTQVAENPHSEYGLTDNVERIVENEKINAEKSSKQKVDLQSLPTRAYLDQTVVPILLQGLAVLAKERPPNPIEFLASYLLKNKAQFEDRN from the exons ATGGAGCCAGAGCAGATGCTGGAGGGACAGACGCAG gTTGCAGAGAATCCTCACTCCGAGTACGGTCTCACAGATAACGTCGAG AGGATAGTAGAAAATGAGAAGATTAATGCAGAAAAGTCATCAAAACAGAAAGTGGATCTACAGTCTTTGCCAACTCGTGCCTACCTGGATCAGACAGTTGTGCCTATCTTATTACAGGGACTTGCTGTGCTTGCAAAGGAAAG ACCACCAAACCCCATTGAATTTCTAGcatcatatcttttaaaaaacaaggcaCAGTTTGAAGATCGAAACTGA